The following proteins are encoded in a genomic region of Thioclava nitratireducens:
- a CDS encoding type I secretion system permease/ATPase, with amino-acid sequence MPYSNTEEAVIKRNIIKGRREMARLLRGVRGQFALVAIFAAFINVLVLAGPLFMLQVYDRVLPARSLPTLINLFLLVAFLFMMMGVLDWARGRLLARIGADHQRGLERRVFDAAIVDATVNTQERSSNNALRDLEILQRYYASPVAAAVFDLPWTPLYLGVLFVFHPWLGALAFAGGAALILLSFATQFVTRARLDETAQLENKARYLGNDFLRQIETIVSLGMRESGFKRWQAARHESMNNAIHTTDVSGSFHAVMRALRLLLQTSMLALGAYLVLQGEVSAGAMVAASILMGRALAPVELAVGGWTQWQGASLARDRLAALLGAHPPERKGSEWITPKPQLTVEGLTIRPATSDRATLDMISFSLEPGEALGVIGPLGAGKSVLARSLCNFHRPSAGTIRLDDVPLDQYDRDNLGRLIGYLPQSISFFPGTVAENIARLDPAPDKDRVIAAAKRAGAHQMILKLPAGYDTPIEFEGASLSDRQRQLVALSRALYHDPILLVLDEPNLLLNGDAGPGLHAMLSDLKAHGGAAIVMTNSPGALAECDRILVLDRGAQRALGARDDVLKRMIASATKSRVVPAADSAA; translated from the coding sequence ATGCCATATTCCAACACCGAAGAAGCGGTCATCAAACGCAACATCATCAAGGGCCGACGCGAAATGGCCCGCCTGCTGCGCGGGGTGCGTGGGCAATTTGCACTGGTCGCGATATTCGCCGCCTTCATCAATGTACTCGTCCTCGCCGGGCCCCTGTTCATGTTGCAGGTCTACGACCGCGTGCTGCCCGCACGGTCGCTGCCGACGCTGATCAACCTGTTCCTGCTGGTGGCCTTTCTGTTCATGATGATGGGCGTGCTCGATTGGGCACGGGGCCGCCTGCTCGCCCGGATCGGCGCGGATCATCAGCGCGGCCTCGAAAGGCGCGTGTTCGACGCCGCCATCGTCGACGCGACGGTCAACACGCAGGAGCGGTCGTCCAACAACGCCCTGCGCGATCTGGAAATTCTACAGCGTTACTATGCCTCCCCAGTCGCGGCAGCGGTGTTCGATCTGCCTTGGACGCCGCTCTATCTCGGGGTGCTGTTCGTCTTCCATCCCTGGCTCGGCGCATTGGCTTTTGCCGGGGGCGCCGCACTGATCCTGCTTTCATTCGCGACGCAATTCGTCACGCGCGCGCGGCTGGATGAGACGGCGCAGCTGGAGAACAAGGCCCGCTACCTGGGAAACGACTTTCTTCGACAGATCGAAACCATCGTTTCGCTTGGCATGCGTGAAAGCGGTTTCAAGCGCTGGCAGGCGGCGCGGCACGAATCCATGAACAACGCAATTCACACCACGGATGTCAGCGGCAGCTTCCACGCCGTGATGCGCGCCCTGCGGCTGCTCCTGCAAACCTCGATGCTCGCCCTCGGCGCCTACCTGGTACTGCAGGGTGAGGTGAGCGCCGGGGCGATGGTCGCAGCCTCGATCCTGATGGGCCGTGCGCTCGCGCCGGTCGAACTCGCCGTGGGCGGCTGGACGCAATGGCAGGGCGCCAGCCTTGCTCGCGACCGGCTGGCTGCCCTTCTCGGCGCCCACCCGCCGGAGCGAAAGGGCTCCGAATGGATCACGCCGAAGCCCCAGCTCACCGTGGAAGGCCTCACCATTCGCCCTGCGACGTCCGACCGCGCGACGCTCGACATGATCAGCTTCTCACTCGAACCCGGCGAAGCGCTCGGGGTGATCGGTCCGCTCGGTGCGGGCAAATCAGTTCTCGCGCGCAGCCTGTGCAACTTCCACCGCCCCAGCGCCGGCACGATCCGCCTCGACGATGTGCCGCTCGACCAATACGACCGCGACAACCTCGGGCGGCTGATCGGTTATCTGCCGCAATCGATCTCCTTTTTCCCCGGCACGGTAGCCGAGAATATCGCCCGGCTCGATCCAGCGCCGGACAAGGACCGGGTCATCGCCGCCGCAAAACGTGCTGGCGCGCACCAGATGATTCTCAAACTGCCCGCCGGATATGACACGCCGATCGAGTTCGAGGGAGCATCGCTTTCCGATCGTCAGCGCCAGCTCGTCGCGCTTTCGCGCGCGCTCTATCACGATCCGATACTCCTCGTTCTCGACGAGCCCAACCTGTTGCTGAACGGTGATGCCGGGCCGGGCCTTCATGCGATGCTGAGCGATCTGAAAGCGCATGGCGGCGCGGCGATCGTGATGACCAACAGCCCCGGGGCACTCGCTGAATGCGACCGTATCCTTGTGCTCGATCGAGGTGCGCAGCGCGCGCTCGGCGCGCGCGACGACGTTCTCAAGCGCATGATCGCCTCGGCCACCAAATCCCGTGTTGTGCCCGCCGCGGACAGTGCGGCGTGA